One window of Botrimarina mediterranea genomic DNA carries:
- the floA gene encoding flotillin-like protein FloA (flotillin-like protein involved in membrane lipid rafts), with product MTPLFAAAPLTAAPLAAQAAPLLAQGLAENLFVQAVLVVVIIGAALLLAFFLLNYGRVWLQAFMSNVPMNPFDLVFMSLRQVHAKTIVDARIQAMQAGVGQDPTSGITTKRLEAHYLAGGNVPRVISAIIAAHRADIDLDFDRAAAIDLAGRDVLDAVKTSVYPKVIDCPDPEKSPRSTLSAVAKNGVEVKVRARVTVRTNLKQLIGGATEETIIARVGEGIITAIGSSSDQFAVMENPDRISKAVLERGLDAHTAFEIVSIDIADIDIGENIGARLQADQAEADTRKAQAMAEKRRADAIAREQEMKAQVAYQRGQVVAAEAEVPRAMADAFRKGNLGVLTKSSTP from the coding sequence ATGACTCCCCTCTTCGCTGCCGCCCCGCTCACCGCTGCCCCCCTTGCTGCTCAGGCCGCTCCGCTTCTCGCCCAGGGTCTGGCTGAGAATCTCTTCGTGCAGGCGGTCCTGGTCGTCGTCATCATCGGCGCCGCGCTCCTGCTGGCGTTCTTCTTGCTCAACTACGGGCGCGTCTGGCTGCAGGCGTTCATGTCGAACGTTCCGATGAACCCGTTCGACCTGGTGTTCATGAGCCTGCGCCAAGTCCATGCGAAGACGATCGTCGACGCCCGCATCCAGGCGATGCAGGCCGGCGTCGGGCAGGACCCAACCTCGGGCATCACGACCAAGCGTCTCGAGGCCCACTACCTCGCCGGCGGCAACGTGCCGCGGGTCATCAGCGCGATTATCGCCGCCCACCGGGCCGACATCGACCTCGACTTCGACCGCGCCGCGGCGATCGACCTCGCCGGCCGCGACGTGCTCGACGCCGTGAAGACCAGCGTCTATCCGAAGGTGATCGACTGCCCCGACCCGGAGAAGTCGCCGCGCTCGACCCTCAGCGCCGTGGCGAAGAACGGCGTCGAGGTGAAGGTCCGCGCCCGCGTCACCGTCCGCACCAACCTCAAGCAGCTCATCGGCGGCGCCACCGAGGAGACAATCATCGCCCGCGTCGGCGAGGGGATCATCACCGCGATCGGCTCGTCGTCAGACCAATTCGCCGTGATGGAGAACCCCGACCGCATCAGCAAGGCGGTGCTCGAACGCGGCCTCGACGCGCACACGGCGTTCGAGATCGTGTCGATCGACATCGCCGACATCGACATCGGCGAGAACATCGGCGCCCGCCTCCAAGCCGACCAGGCCGAGGCCGACACCCGCAAGGCCCAGGCGATGGCCGAGAAGCGTCGCGCCGACGCGATCGCCCGCGAGCAAGAGATGAAGGCCCAGGTCGCTTACCAACGCGGCCAAGTCGTCGCCGCCGAAGCCGAAGTCCCCCGCGCGATGGCCGACGCGTTCCGGAAGGGAAATCTCGGCGTCCTGACGAAGAGCTCGACACCCTGA
- a CDS encoding mechanosensitive ion channel family protein, with protein MSRPLVRWSLLGLSLLAFGAALPVARADVTAAANGESAPAEKPAEPEVPAEMLTPQAALEAFVKRMQANEKSSAAELLDLSQLSAVAADSRGADLAYKLFRLIPAVGDPPTQGGESEINPWYLQKEGSSAKVDFEKAESNPDYEQSWSLENWLLYSAPEAEQITIARDGVGRWRFSAETVAVIDPLYEQFEKRIDELAEKRAELTAANGDTTATETEPTETFGVWVRKQFPQSWRTTHFLLPTYQWLLLAAFIPLGWLADWLTRRVMTWIGDMLLFRIDPDFVEEHKTTAGVWQPVGRLANAAVWVFGARFIELSPTLTSILLNGLVIVTIVAAVLALFRVLDLVGDYFTRRAKRSSRQFDNLFIPLANSTAKIAIGVVGVIATIATFSDELPSTLLGGLGIGGIAIALASQETLSNFVGSITLLFDRPFEVGDYVKIDNVEGSIESLGFRSTRIRTPLDSEVTLPNSKLASSSIDNLGRRKYRRYLTLLGVEYSTTPERIEAFCEGIRELIRRHPHTRKDFYAAYLHNFGANSLDIQLLVFFEVPDYATELRERHRLLADVLRLAAELGVSFAFPTQTLYLQKGEKCEVPELSDETPDRSGARTAAKIAGELPNYQDRPGPVKFPGATQFE; from the coding sequence ATGAGTCGTCCCCTCGTCCGCTGGTCGCTCCTCGGCCTAAGTCTGCTCGCCTTCGGCGCTGCGCTCCCGGTGGCGCGCGCCGACGTCACGGCCGCGGCGAACGGCGAATCGGCCCCCGCCGAGAAGCCCGCCGAGCCCGAGGTCCCCGCCGAGATGCTAACGCCTCAGGCGGCGCTGGAGGCCTTTGTGAAACGCATGCAGGCGAACGAGAAATCGTCCGCCGCCGAGCTGCTCGACCTCTCGCAACTGAGCGCCGTCGCCGCCGACAGCCGCGGCGCCGACCTTGCTTACAAGCTCTTCCGCCTGATCCCCGCGGTCGGCGACCCGCCAACCCAGGGCGGCGAGAGCGAGATCAACCCCTGGTACCTTCAAAAAGAAGGCTCTTCGGCCAAGGTCGATTTCGAGAAGGCGGAGTCCAACCCCGACTACGAGCAGTCGTGGTCGCTGGAGAATTGGCTTCTCTACTCGGCCCCGGAAGCCGAGCAGATCACCATCGCGCGCGACGGCGTCGGCCGCTGGCGGTTTAGCGCCGAGACGGTCGCTGTCATCGACCCCCTCTACGAGCAGTTCGAGAAGCGGATCGACGAACTCGCCGAGAAGCGCGCCGAGTTGACTGCCGCCAATGGCGACACGACCGCGACCGAAACCGAACCGACCGAGACCTTCGGCGTCTGGGTCCGCAAGCAGTTCCCACAGAGTTGGCGGACAACGCACTTCTTGCTGCCGACCTACCAGTGGTTGCTGCTCGCCGCGTTCATCCCGCTAGGCTGGCTCGCCGACTGGCTGACGCGGAGGGTGATGACCTGGATCGGCGACATGCTCCTGTTTCGGATCGACCCCGATTTCGTCGAAGAGCACAAAACCACCGCCGGCGTTTGGCAACCGGTCGGCCGCCTCGCCAACGCCGCGGTCTGGGTGTTTGGGGCGCGGTTTATTGAGTTGTCGCCCACCCTTACGAGCATCCTGCTCAATGGGTTGGTGATCGTGACCATCGTCGCCGCCGTGCTCGCGCTCTTCCGCGTGCTGGACCTGGTCGGTGATTATTTCACCCGCCGCGCGAAGAGAAGCAGCCGACAGTTCGATAACCTCTTCATTCCGCTGGCGAACTCTACCGCCAAGATCGCGATTGGCGTGGTTGGCGTGATCGCCACGATCGCGACCTTCAGCGATGAACTCCCTTCCACCTTGCTCGGCGGTCTGGGCATCGGCGGTATCGCGATCGCCTTGGCGAGCCAAGAGACGCTCTCGAACTTCGTCGGCTCGATCACGCTCCTCTTCGATCGGCCCTTCGAGGTCGGCGACTACGTAAAGATCGACAACGTGGAGGGTTCCATTGAATCCCTCGGCTTCCGCAGCACTCGGATACGCACCCCGCTCGACTCGGAGGTGACGCTCCCCAACAGCAAGCTGGCGTCGTCGAGCATCGACAACCTCGGCCGCCGCAAGTACCGCCGCTACCTGACGTTGTTGGGCGTCGAGTACAGCACCACGCCCGAGCGGATCGAAGCCTTCTGCGAGGGCATCCGTGAGCTCATCCGCCGGCACCCCCACACCCGCAAGGACTTCTACGCGGCGTACCTGCACAACTTCGGCGCCAACTCGCTCGACATCCAGCTGCTGGTCTTCTTCGAAGTGCCCGACTACGCCACGGAGCTGCGCGAGCGGCACCGGCTGCTGGCCGACGTCCTCCGGCTGGCGGCGGAGCTCGGCGTCTCGTTCGCTTTCCCGACGCAGACGCTCTACCTCCAAAAGGGCGAGAAGTGCGAGGTCCCCGAGCTCAGCGACGAAACCCCCGACCGCAGCGGCGCCCGCACGGCCGCCAAGATCGCCGGCGAGCTGCCGAACTACCAGGACCGCCCCGGCCCGGTAAAGTTCCCGGGGGCTACCCAGTTCGAGTAA